Genomic window (Rossellomorea aquimaris):
TGTTCCCATTAAACTATATGCAAGAACCGTGCCAACTTTTAAAGTGTTGAAAACGCTTCATTTCCATATTTCTAACCATGCAACTTTCTTCACACCACGCAAATTATTTCATGCTAGTTATTTCAATGTTATATTTTTCAATTTTGTAATACAAATTTCGCACTGAAACACTTAATGCTTTGGCTGCTGCAGTTTTATTACCATTATTCTGCTCTAAAACCTTCTGAATTATATTTCTTTCATATTGTTCTACTTGTGTGGCCAAATCTTTAATGGTTCCTGATGGTTCCGCCGCAACCTCTTTAAGATGGCTCTTTGATGTATTCTCCAGCTGAGGTAAATGCTTGCTGGCAATCTTTACTTCGTTGTAATTCATAAAGATAATCGCTCGGCCCAATACATTCTCAAGCTCTCTGACATTCCCTGGCCAATGGTAATTCATTAACCTGTTCATCGCTTCCTCTGTAACCCCTTCAACATTTCTACCGTAATCCTGGTTGATCTTGGTTATAAGGGTTTCAGAAATGAGCGGAATATCTGATTTGCGATGGCGCAGAGGAGGTATTTGAATGGGCATTCGGTTGAGCCGGTAGTAAAGATCTTCTCTGAAAGAACCGTCGGCAATTCCTTTTTCCAAATTCACATTCGTCGCCGCAATGACCCGGACATTAATCTGGATGGATTTTGTCCCCCCAACCCGAACAATTTCGTTCTCCTGCAGGACCCTCAGTAACTTGGCTTGAGTATTCGCGCTTAACTCTCCAATTTCATCCAGGAATATACTGCCATTATTGGCTTCTTCAAATAATCCTCGCTTACCTCCTCGCTTTGCTCCAGAAAAGGCACCTTCTTCATATCCAAATAATTCACTTTCCAATAGATTCTCCGATAATGCAGCACAATTGACCCGCAGGAATTTGTTGAACTTTCGATCACTCGCATTATGTATCGCGTGTGCAAACAATTCTTTTCCCGTACCGGATTCACCCCGAAGAAGAACAGTGGCAGGCGTTTTCGCCCCTAGTTTAGCTTGCTCTACAGCAATCATCATTTCCTCTGAGTCCCCGATGATGTCTTCAAACATATACTTTGCTTCAAGGGTCCGAATGATTCTTCTCGCACGGTCTAACTCCTGGGTGAGTGACTGAATCTCAGACATATCATGGATGACACCGACACTCCCCTTGAGCTTATTGTTCACTATGATAGGAGCTACGTTAACGATCACTTCTTTACGTTTCGGGCCAACCCGCATTCTTGTTCCCCTGATGGCTCTCCGTGTTTGCAGGACTTTCAAGTGAATACTCTCTCCCTCGGAAATATCTGCAGTTGCCGGTTTTCCGATTACTTCTTCTTGGGTGAGCCCTGTGATTCGTGTGTAGGCAGGATTAATTAATATCCCTTTTCCCTCTTCGTCGACCACAGAAATTGCATCATCGCTGGAATGAATGATAGCCTCGAGCATGGTCTGGATTTCTTTGAGATTCGTTATCTCCTCTGCAAGGTTCACGACCTCCGTAATGTCTTTAAACACAGAAAAAGCACCGATGATTTCATCATTGTCGGTAATCATCGGAATACGATTGGAGATGATCTTCAGCCCATTATCTAACACCACTTCTTGATTCGTTTCAGTACGCCGTGTTTCCATTGTGGTGGTTAATTTGCTCTCAGGAATCACCTCAGAGATATGCATTCCGATAACGTTATCCTGATCCTTCCCAATCATCCGCTCTGCGCTTTTATTATAGAGCATGACATTTCCTTGATCATCAATCCCGACCATACCATCATCAGTCGAGTTGAAAATAAGATCTCTTTTAAACGACTCACTTGTTAATTGATGGATGAGATCTTCCTTTTCTTCCAGAAGCTTTGAGATAAGAAAGGCAACACTGCCTGGAATAATGACTGTATTCTTCCCGCGCTTATCTCTTATATCTTCAAACACTTTTTGTTCACCGGTCACTTCAATGACGATATCAACAGTATCATTCAGGAATTGTCGCCAATCAGTACCAACTGGTATCCCCAGCTCTTTAGCCAGCAAAATACCTGAAGCGTTTTCATTTAGGTCTACAACTGCAATCACTTTCATGACGGAAGCTTCGTTGAGGATTTTTAAAATCGCTGTTCCACCTTTACCGCCACCGACAATTAGAACCTCTTGCAACATTTTTCACCCCGACTATCAATACCTGCAATTTTTTTCACAACCATAATGTTACACTACTTTTCTAAACTTGACAATTTTCTAGTTGGAGTTAAAATTTTAGTATGGAAGCGAAAAAGGAGTTATGCACCTCATGGTCCGACTAATTGCCCTTATTATAATGTTGATTCCTGGCGCACTCGCTGCACTGGGAATTAAATTGATGAGAGATATGTTATTTGGTATTCTGCAGTCACCCATTCCTTATTTATGGCTGCAATTCGTTATCGGTTTGCTATTCTTTATTTGCGGTCTCGGTTTTATTGCGGGATTTGTTCTGCACCGTGATCGAAAGCGGAATAAAGTACAGTCCCGATTCACAAAAAAAAGCTAGCGTAATTTTCTACGCTAGCTTTTTTTTTGATTTCTTAACTTCAATGCCCGATCAGGAAAGTCCGTCACAATTCCTGAACAATCAATACTCAGAAGTCTCACCATCTGATCTATCTTATTTACCGTATAGGGTCTGACAGCTATCCCGTTTTTCATGGCTTCTACAATGATCTCATCGGGGGCAGCCTTTAAATTGGGATGTATCGCTTTCGCCCTGATGGACTGCGCATAAATCCAGGGCATATATAGACCCGATGAGTACAACGGAGCAATTTCAACTGCAGGCTCCAATCGGTAGCAGGCCACGATCGAATAGTGATTAAATGAAGAAATGATGATTCGATCCTCAAACCCAAATTCCCTAATCAATCCGATCACTTTTTCTTCCAAGCCCTGATAGTCCATAATGCTGTTTTTCAACTCAATATTACAAAGCATATCATTGCCCTTCAACCACTGAAATACTTCTCTCAATGAAGGCACACGATTTTTTTTAAACAACTTACTTTTAAATTTGAAATTCGCCTGCAGTTTTTGAATTTCCTTAAGCGTATAGTCTTTGACAAACCCTTTCCCATTGGTTGTGCGATCAACCGTTTCATCATGAATCACGACGATTTCTCCATCTTTTGTTAGCTGAACATCTAATTCAATACCGTCGGCCCCTACTCTTTCAGCTTCATAAAATGCGTCCATCGTATTTTCCGGGTGAGTCCCGGCTGAGCCACGGTGTGCAAAGATTAGCGTCATGAGTGCACTCCCTTTTCTTAAGTTAATCTATACATGTATGTACATTCTTTATCGATCCTTAGGAATGTTTGTCTATTCCCATTATATACTTATTTTTAATCTCCTCAAAGGATGAGAACTTTATAAAAAAATCCTGAGAAACTCAGGATTTTTTTGTTTCAATCGTAAGGCTGATAACTATTAAAACCAGCAGCATCTTCTTCTGCGGCGACGGTCTTCAATACCTCTTACATCGTCTCTGTCACAACGGCGTACAGCTCTGCAGAAATCCTCTCCTCTAATAAAAGCTCTTACAGGAACTCTAAAGTCGTCTCTGTCTCTGTCAAAAGCACCAGCTACATCATCTCTATCACGGAAGCATCCCATTGTCTCACCTCCCTTTTTTTGTTTTTGTATTACATTGTATCTTATGTGTAAATGGACAAGCCGTAAGGGCGTATTCCTACTTTTGAAAAAAGAGGCGATAGCTGCTGATAAAACGGAAAAATTATTGGACGATTATCTTTAAACCAAAAAACCCCACGAATCCACCTGGGCTCATAGGGTTGTAAAATCGTACTATTCAGCTAAAAAAATGATTGCAACTAGTTCTTACTCTTTCATGAAGCCATGTGCTCTAAACGAAGCTTATCAGCAACCATCGCGATGAACTCCGAGTTTGTGGGCTTTGCTTTCGACATACTCACTGTATATCCGAAAAGAGAAGAAATGGAATCGATATTCCCTCTGCTCCAAGCCACTTCAATTGCATGACGAATGGCCCGTTCAACTCTTGATGCTGTAGTGTTGTATTTTTTTGCAATATCAGGGTAAAGTACTTTTGTTATTGAACCAAGTAATTCGATATCGTTATAAACCATAGAAATCGCTTCTCTTAAATATAAGTAACCTTTAATATGTGCCGGAACGCCAATTTCGTGAATGATGCTAGTAATACTTGCATCTAAATTTCTTGGTTTCTGCTCTGTATGCATTCTGGATGAGGAAGGCTTTTTGATGATTGAGTTTGATTTACCGCTTACTTGTCTAATGTGACTCACTAGATTTTCCATATCAAATGGCTTTAGGATAAAGTAAGAAGCTCCAAGGTCGACGGCTTTCTTCGTAACATCTTCTTGACCGAAAGCTGTCAGCATAATGACATTAGGAATGCTCTTCTTTTCACGAAGTCGTTCGAGCACAGCGAGCCCGTCCAAATGAGGCATAATAATATCCAACACCAGGACATCAGGGTCCACTTCTTCTAACAAATCCAAACAATCTTGGCCATTATGAGCAATTCCTACTACTTCCATATCATTTTGTGAAGCAATGTAGTCTTCCAATAATGACGTAAGTTCACGGTTATCATCCACAACACATACTTTAATCGATTTCACTACAGGTTTCCTCCTCAATCCTAATTAATTCATCTCTGTAATTTTATTCTAAATTACTTTTTCGACAATGCAACCTAAATTCCTTTTATTTTTGAAAAAAACTTGAAAAATATTATATTTTCTTTGATTTCCTAAAGATTTCTTTATATTTCGACCCTATTCGATATTTACCCATCGGTTTGTCGAATAATCTTTATTTTAACAAGCTTACCGTGGATTTGGCAAACCTTCCTTATTTTCTAATGTCCTTCTTCTTGTATCATATCTTACAAATGCTAATGGTTGATTTCACAAAACCAATTGTCAGGATAAAAAAGAACCCTTATAAGCACCCACGATCGGGATTTTAGTAAGGGTTTTACATTTTTAGCTTGCTCGGTCATGATCTTTCTTGTAAATATCGATTCCCGCTTCACTCAGCATCCATTCAATGTGAACGCCATAACCGCTTGTAGGATCATTTACAAACACATGTGTGACGGCTCCGATGACTTTGCCGTTTTGAATAATGGGACTTCCACTCATGCCTTGGACGATTCCACCGGTTTTATCCAACAGCTTGGGATCTGTAACTTTCAAAACCATTCCTTTTGTTGCCGGATATTTCTGTGGAATGGTGCTGACAATTTCAATATCGTACATTTCTACATCTTTTCCATCCACCACAGTCAATATCTGGGCAGGTCCTTCTTTCACTTGATGGGAAAGAGCGATGGGCATTGGTTTATCCATCAGATCGTTATCTATGGATTGATTTAA
Coding sequences:
- a CDS encoding sigma-54-dependent Fis family transcriptional regulator; the encoded protein is MQEVLIVGGGKGGTAILKILNEASVMKVIAVVDLNENASGILLAKELGIPVGTDWRQFLNDTVDIVIEVTGEQKVFEDIRDKRGKNTVIIPGSVAFLISKLLEEKEDLIHQLTSESFKRDLIFNSTDDGMVGIDDQGNVMLYNKSAERMIGKDQDNVIGMHISEVIPESKLTTTMETRRTETNQEVVLDNGLKIISNRIPMITDNDEIIGAFSVFKDITEVVNLAEEITNLKEIQTMLEAIIHSSDDAISVVDEEGKGILINPAYTRITGLTQEEVIGKPATADISEGESIHLKVLQTRRAIRGTRMRVGPKRKEVIVNVAPIIVNNKLKGSVGVIHDMSEIQSLTQELDRARRIIRTLEAKYMFEDIIGDSEEMMIAVEQAKLGAKTPATVLLRGESGTGKELFAHAIHNASDRKFNKFLRVNCAALSENLLESELFGYEEGAFSGAKRGGKRGLFEEANNGSIFLDEIGELSANTQAKLLRVLQENEIVRVGGTKSIQINVRVIAATNVNLEKGIADGSFREDLYYRLNRMPIQIPPLRHRKSDIPLISETLITKINQDYGRNVEGVTEEAMNRLMNYHWPGNVRELENVLGRAIIFMNYNEVKIASKHLPQLENTSKSHLKEVAAEPSGTIKDLATQVEQYERNIIQKVLEQNNGNKTAAAKALSVSVRNLYYKIEKYNIEITSMK
- a CDS encoding DUF2627 domain-containing protein, which codes for MVRLIALIIMLIPGALAALGIKLMRDMLFGILQSPIPYLWLQFVIGLLFFICGLGFIAGFVLHRDRKRNKVQSRFTKKS
- a CDS encoding glycerophosphodiester phosphodiesterase, whose protein sequence is MTLIFAHRGSAGTHPENTMDAFYEAERVGADGIELDVQLTKDGEIVVIHDETVDRTTNGKGFVKDYTLKEIQKLQANFKFKSKLFKKNRVPSLREVFQWLKGNDMLCNIELKNSIMDYQGLEEKVIGLIREFGFEDRIIISSFNHYSIVACYRLEPAVEIAPLYSSGLYMPWIYAQSIRAKAIHPNLKAAPDEIIVEAMKNGIAVRPYTVNKIDQMVRLLSIDCSGIVTDFPDRALKLRNQKKS
- the spo0A gene encoding sporulation transcription factor Spo0A, whose translation is MKSIKVCVVDDNRELTSLLEDYIASQNDMEVVGIAHNGQDCLDLLEEVDPDVLVLDIIMPHLDGLAVLERLREKKSIPNVIMLTAFGQEDVTKKAVDLGASYFILKPFDMENLVSHIRQVSGKSNSIIKKPSSSRMHTEQKPRNLDASITSIIHEIGVPAHIKGYLYLREAISMVYNDIELLGSITKVLYPDIAKKYNTTASRVERAIRHAIEVAWSRGNIDSISSLFGYTVSMSKAKPTNSEFIAMVADKLRLEHMAS